GGCGCCCCGCCGGTTCTTATCCGCACGGATCCCAGGCCTCCCATTCGGGTGGAACCATGAGCACGGCGGACGTCTGGCATTACCTGCTTCTGGGCCTGTGGACGACCCTACGGCTCTCCCTCGCCAGCATGGGGGTGGCGTTGGCCCTGGGGACACTGATCGGGGTGTTGCGGGTCTCCCCGGTGCCTCCCCTTCGCTGGTTCGCCGCCGGGTATGTGGAGTTCTTCCGGGATATCCCACTGTTGCCGGTGCTGGTCTTCGTCTACAGCGGGTTGCCCAAGGCGGGAATCCGGCTCCCCACTTCTTTCGATAGCGCGGTGGCCGGGCTGGGGGTTTACACGGCCGCCTTCGTCGCGGAGGTGGTGCGGGCCGGCCTCCAGTCGGTCCACAGGGGTCAGATCGAGGCCGCCCTCTCCCTGGGCATGACCTTCCCCCAGATGGTCCGCCTGGTGTTGCTGCCTCAAGCCTTCCGCATGATGATCCCGCCCCTGGGCACCGTGTTCATCGCCCTGGTGAAGAACACCTCCATCGCCTCGGCCATCGCTGTCGAGGAACTGCTGTATCAGGCGGAGTTCGTCATCGGCCGCACCTTCGCTGACTGGCCGATGCTGATCGCCTTTCTTCTCTATCTGGTGATCACCGTGCCCCTCAGCGGGCTGGTGAACTTTCTGGAGCGCCGTCTGCGGATCCTCTTCTGAGGCGGAGGGGATGCAGGCATCGGAGCGACCCTGGCAGACCCTGGCGGGCGTGGGGATCGTGCTGGCCCTGATCCCCCTGGCCTTCCGTATGGAGCCGGCGCGGTTCGCGCCGTTCCTCGAGGGATCCACCTGGCGGTTCCTGGCCCTGGGGCTGCTCCTCACCCTGGAGGCCTCGGCGATCGCCATCCTGGCCAGCATCCCGCTGGCCCTCTTCTTCGCTCTGGCCCGCCTGAGCGGCCCGTTCTGGCTCCGCTACCCCGTGATCGCCCTGGTGGAAGGCATCCGGGCTCTCCCCCTCCTGGGGCTGATGTTTTATCTCTTCCTGCGCCTGAGCGCCCTGGGCCGGCAGCTGGGGATGGAGGCGCTGACCCGGCCCGACGCGGCGGTGATCGCCGCCCTCTGGCTCTACACGGGCGCGGTGAACGGCGAGGCCCTGCGCGCGGCCATCCTCTCCCTCCCCCGAGGCCAGTGGGAGGCCGCCCGCTCCCTGGGCTTGACCTACGGCCAGGCGATGCGCTTGGTCATCCTCCCCCAGGCCTTCCGACGGGCCCTTCCCCCGCTGGTGGCCCAGTTCGCCACTCTGGTGAAGGATACCTCCCTGGGCGCCATCATCGGGTTCATCGAGCTCTACCGGCGGGGGGTGATCCTCTTTCAAGGGGAGCGCAACCCCATGGAAACCCTCTACGTGATCTCGGTGATCTATTTCCTCGTTAACTACACCCTCGGCCGGCTGGCTGGGACGCTGGAGCGCCGGCTGGGGCTTCACCGCGGGTAGGGCCAGCCCCCCGATCGGAAGAGGCGGCTGCGCTATAATTCCCGTGCATGAACTTCCAGCGGAAAGGAACCCCACGGATGGAAGATCGGGCACTGGTGGAGCTGGCCCTCCGGATGCGTGAGCGGGCCTATGCCCCTTACTCCGGCTACCGGGTGGGGGCCGCCCTGCTGAGCGCCTCCGGCCAGGTGTTCACCGGATGCAACGTGGAGAACGCGGTCTACCCCCTTGGGCTGTGCGCGGAGCGGGTAGCCGTGTTCAAGGCCATCTCCGAAGGGGAGCATCACTTCACCGCCATCGCGGTCGCCACCGAAAACGGCGGCACGCCGTGCGGAGCCTGCCGCCAGGTCCTCTCCGAGTTCTCCCCCGACCTGCGGATCCTCCTGGTCGACGCGAAAGGACACGTGCGGGAGACCTCCCTGCGGGCCCTGCTGCCGGAACCCTTCGGGCCCCGGGATCTCCAGGCGGTTCGCTGAGGAGACAGGCATGGCACCCGGGATCCAGACGCCATGGCGGCGGCTCCCCCTCCTCGGGCTCCTCTGGGCGCTGGGGGTGCTGGGGATCGGGACAGGGCTGGGCCTCGGGGCGTATCGCTTGGCCTTCCAGGAGGCCCTGCGCGCCGTCCCCATCCTCCCGCCCCCTGGCGCCTCGGTCTCCTCCTCTCCCACCACCCACAGCGGCCCCCTCCATCTTCCGGAGTGGACCGGGAAGGAGCGGGTGAACATCCTGGTTTTGGGGATCGATCAGCGGGAGGGGGAGTCGGGCCCCTGGCGCACCGACACGATCATGGTGGTGACGATCGATCCCGTGGGTCTCTCCGCCGGGGTGCTCTCCATCCCCCGCGATCTGTGGGTGACGATCCCCGGTTTCGGGGAGAACCGCATCAACACGGCCCACTTTCTGGGGGACGCCTACGGCTACCCGGGCGGCGGGATCGCCCTGGCCCAGGAGACCCTGCGCTATAACTTCGGGATCGCCACCTCCTATTACGTGCGGGTGAACTTCACCACCTTTGAGAAGGCCATCGATCTGCTGGGCGGCATCGAGCTCTGCGTCCCGGAGGCCATCGATGATCCCCATTATCCAGACGCCCGTTACGGATATGAGCCCTTCCACATCGAGGCGGGATGCCA
Above is a genomic segment from Thermoflexus hugenholtzii JAD2 containing:
- a CDS encoding amino acid ABC transporter permease, whose protein sequence is MSTADVWHYLLLGLWTTLRLSLASMGVALALGTLIGVLRVSPVPPLRWFAAGYVEFFRDIPLLPVLVFVYSGLPKAGIRLPTSFDSAVAGLGVYTAAFVAEVVRAGLQSVHRGQIEAALSLGMTFPQMVRLVLLPQAFRMMIPPLGTVFIALVKNTSIASAIAVEELLYQAEFVIGRTFADWPMLIAFLLYLVITVPLSGLVNFLERRLRILF
- a CDS encoding amino acid ABC transporter permease, encoding MQASERPWQTLAGVGIVLALIPLAFRMEPARFAPFLEGSTWRFLALGLLLTLEASAIAILASIPLALFFALARLSGPFWLRYPVIALVEGIRALPLLGLMFYLFLRLSALGRQLGMEALTRPDAAVIAALWLYTGAVNGEALRAAILSLPRGQWEAARSLGLTYGQAMRLVILPQAFRRALPPLVAQFATLVKDTSLGAIIGFIELYRRGVILFQGERNPMETLYVISVIYFLVNYTLGRLAGTLERRLGLHRG
- the cdd gene encoding cytidine deaminase; the protein is MEDRALVELALRMRERAYAPYSGYRVGAALLSASGQVFTGCNVENAVYPLGLCAERVAVFKAISEGEHHFTAIAVATENGGTPCGACRQVLSEFSPDLRILLVDAKGHVRETSLRALLPEPFGPRDLQAVR